The Chryseobacterium sp. 7 sequence CACTGACTTACAGATCCGCCTACGAACCCTTTAAACCCAATAAATCCGGATAACGCTTGCACCCTCCGTATTACCGCGGCTGCTGGCACGGAGTTAGCCGGTGCTTATTCGTATAGTACCTTCAGCTACCCTCACGAGGGTAGGTTTATCCCTATACAAAAGAAGTTTACAACCCATAGGGCCGTCGTCCTTCACGCGGGATGGCTGGATCAGGCTCGCACCCATTGTCCAATATTCCTCACTGCTGCCTCCCGTAGGAGTCTGGTCCGTGTCTCAGTACCAGTGTGGGGGATCACCCTCTCAGGCCCCCTAAAGATCGCAGACTTGGTGAGCCGTTACCTCACCAACTATCTAATCTTGCGCGTGCCCATCTCTATCCACCGGAGTTTTCAATTTAAAATGATGCCATTCTAAATATTATGGGGTATTAATCTTCCTTTCGAAAGGCTATCCCCCTGATAAAGGCAGGTTGCACACGTGTTCCGCACCCGTACGCCGCTCTCAAGTTTCCGAAGAAACTCTACCGCTCGGCTTGCATGTGTTAGGCCTCCCGCTAGCGTTCATCCTGAGCCAGGATCAAACTCTCCATTGTATGTTTGTCTGACTCACTCAAAGTTTTTAACGCTTTAGTTTTTCCTTACTTGGTTGTTATATTGTATGTCAATGATCTTTTCTTCTTCCGCTTTGTAACGAAGCAATCTCTCTGTCAGTGTCGCTCCGTATTTGCGAGTGCAAAAGTAAAACTTTATTTCGTAATGACCAAATGTTTTGAAAGAAAATTTTAAAGTTTTTTTAGTAACCTTAATCCCTCTCATAACCTCAATCCCTTCACTCCTGCGCTCCCTCTAATTGGGACTGCAAAGATACAAACTCTTTTTTAACTGACAACTTTTTTTTGAAAAATTTTCAAGTTTTTTTCGTCTGCTTCTTTTTGAAGTAATACTGTTTTTGCTTATCTAAAAGCTCTTCTGCGCTACCGAATCTCTTTCGTTTTTCAGTGGGGCAAAGATAGAAACTTACCACACACCAAGCAACTTTATTTAACATAAATTTCACCTTCCCGTAATATTTAGCCCTAAGACCCTGGAACGCAGAGAGAAAAATTTTAAACATTTGTTTGGAATACAGGGGAAGGTGGGTGGGAGAGCGGGAGAGTCTGAGCGTGGGAGGGGATTTTCATGGGTAATGGGTAATGGGTAATGGAAGGTATACCTATATATAATATATAATATATAATAGTAGACATCTTTCTAGAAAACTTCCATTTTATAGCTTTTATATAGAAAGGATAAGTTGGGGTGAATATTTTTAATAACCACGGATTACACAGATTTACACAGATCATGATACAGCTAATATATATAAAGCAGTGATAATTTTTGGTGGGAACAGAAAATCGTCAGGAATATAAAGAATAAGCCAATGAGATAATATTGATAATAATAACCTGAAAACTCAATATCATCATCACTCATCATTCATCATTTCATTTATCATTCATAATTTATAATTGATCCTCCCCTAGCCCTGATAGAAATGGTTACCCCACAGCTTGCATTGGAGAGCCCGAAGGATTGAGCGTGGCAAAGCGCAGGCGCGAGGAGTATGAATGGATAGCAGGATAAAGCTCCTGAAAATGTTCGAGAGTTGGAGAGCGTAATGAGTGACAAAGGGTATATTATAATATATAAAAGTAATCCAGAGTAATTGATCTTAATCTATGCCTAACAGTGGTTTTTCTTTTCGTGATTTAAGTTTTCAACTATAAGAATAGATGCAATTGCTCTAAAAACCTGCATCATCCTTTTTTGATTGCTTACATTTGTAAGACATTCCGGATTCTAAGGAATGAAATGAGTTTTATATGACAGAAAGAAAATATAAGGAAACGGTTCATACTGATAAAAACAATTACGAATATATTACGGTAACCCACGACGAAAATAAAGTCAGAATCTATACCTTGAAAAATGGATTAAAGGTTTTTCTTGCCCAAAATTTTATTTCTCCAAGGATACAGACTTTTATTCCGGTAAGAACGGGAAGCAATAATGACCCGTCTGATAATACAGGATTGGCTCATTACCTAGAACATATGATGTTTAAAGGCACATCTAAGATAGGAACCCAAAACTGGGAAAAAGAAAAGGTATTTCTTGATCAGATTTCTGAACTGTATGAAAAACACAAGGCAGAACAGGATCCTGAAAAGAAAAAAGAGATTTATAAAAAGATAGACGAAGTTTCTCAGGAAGCCAGTCAATATGCCATCGCCAATGAATATGATAAATCTATTTCTTCTCTGGGAGCCAGTGGAACGAATGCTCATACCTGGTTTGATGAAACAGTTTACAAAAATAATATTCCAAATAATGAGCTTGAGAAATGGCTGAAGATTGAAAAGGAAAGATTCTCTGAAATTGTCCTTCGTCTTTTTCATACTGAGCTGGAATCTGTATATGAGGAGTTCAACAGGGCGCAGGATAATGATTCAAGGCTTGTTAATTATGAATTAATGGACGCCCTCTTTCCTACTCATCCCAATGGGCAACAAACGACATTAGGAAAACCGGAACATTTGAAAAATCCATCTATGAAGGCTATTCACAAATATTTTGATGAGTATTATGTTCCTAATAATTATGCTTTGGTATTGGTAGGGGATCTTGATTTTGAAAAAACCATTCAATTAATTGACACTTATTTTGGAACCTTACCTTATAAGGAACTTCCTAAAAAATCGCCTGTTATTGAAAAGCCGATAACAAAAATTATAAAAAGAACAGTACAAAGTCCTACTACTCCACGCACTCAGCTGGCATGGAGAACAGATAACTATGGAACCTGTGAAGCCATGCTGGCGGATATTACAGCCAATATTCTCAGCAACAGAGGAGAAGCCGGATTACTGGATCTTCACATCAATCAGACTCAAAAAATGCTTTGGGCACAGGCTTTTTCTGTAGGACTGAAGCAATATGGATATTTCTCCATCGTCGCCGTTCCAAAAGAAACTCAAACACTGGAAGAGGCCAAGAATATTGTACTGGAAGAAGTTGAATTGATCAAAAAAGGAGATTTCCCGGACTGGATGCTACCCGCCATCATTAATGATTTCAAACTTCAAAGGATGAAAGCTCTGGAAACAACGGAGGGGCTGGCCACCAATCTTTATGACACGTATATAAAAGGAAGAACCTGGGAACAGGAGCTGAACGAAATGGATGAATATGCTTCCTTTACAAAGGAAGACATTGTGAACTTTGCCAATGATTTTTTCAAAGAAAACTATGTTATCGTTGATAAGGAAAAAGGCGTTAATGACAGGCTAATCAGAGTGGAAAACCCAGGAATTACACCTATTAAAATAAACCGTGACAGCCAGTCTGAGTTTTTAACGGAAATTTTAGCGGATAAAACGGAGGATATACAACCTGTATTCATTGACTATCATAAAGAAATTACTACTGCTGACATAAAAGGAAAGAAACTGAGCTTTGTTAAAAATAAATATAACGATATCGCCCAGGTACATTTTATTTTCCCTTTTGGAAGTGACAATGACAGAGATTTGGCTATTTCAACTCAATTTCTGCAGTATTTGGGAACCGATCAGTTTTCGCCTGAAGATTTAAAAAAGGAATTCTTCAAAATCGGGATCACCAATGATTTCAAAACATTGCATGATCAACTCACCATTACCTTAAGCGGACTGGAAGAAAATATAGAAAAAGGAATAGCGTTGCTTCAGCACTGGATGGCAGATGTAAAACCGGACCAGGATATCTACAATCAATTTGTAAAAAGTGTCATAGAAAACCGTCAAGCCATTAAAAAGGATAAAAACCGTATTATGACTGCCCTTACTAATTATACAAAATTGGGTACCTTTTCCCGTTTTACAGATATCATTTCTAAAGAAGAGCTCGAAAGCAGTACTGCTGAAACATTTACCAATAGAATAACAAATCTTTTTAAATCTCCTTATCAAATCTTCTTTTATGGTAAAGATTTTGAAAATTTCAATGGTTATGTTGATAAGTATATTGAAACAGAGAGCGTTTTGATCCCTGAAGCCAAACAATATCCTGAGCCTGATACAGGAGGGAATGTTTATTTTGTTAATTATGATATGGTTCAGGTAGAAATGAGCAAAATAGGAAAAGGAAGTGAGGTGAATCCACAATATTTCGGTAAAGTAAATGTATTCAACGAATATTTCGGAAGAGGATTATCTGCCATTGTTTTCCAGGAAATGCGAGAGAGCAAAAGTCTTGCTTATACTGCTTATGTTTCATATGCAGCCAATTCGGAAATTAAGCATCCTGATTATGTTACTACTTATATCGGAACACAGCCAGACAAGCTTATGATTGCTGTTGACACATTGAACGAGCTGATGGAAGAACTTCCTAAAGTACCTATTCAGTTTGAAAATGCAAGAAATGCATCCCTTAAACAAATTGTATCTACAAGAGTCACCCGTGAAAATATATTTTTCAACACATTAGATTTGAAAAAGCTCAATATCTATCATGATTTCAGAAAAGATATCTATGAGCAGATCCAGGATCTTACATTTGAAGATTTGACAGAGTTTTATAAGACAAGAATCAAATCTGTACATTTCAACACAGCCATTATCGGTAAAAAAGAAAACCTTGATATGGACGCTGTCAATAAGATGGGAACATTTAAAGAAGTAAGTCTGAAAGATATCTTTGGACATTAAAAAAAACAAACCGCCTGATATCTCTATCGGGCGGTTTGTTTTTTTTATAAATGATAATTGACGAATGATGATTCCATAACTCATAACTCATAACTTATAATTCATAATTTATCATTCATTATTACTTTACGTCATCATACAATCCCCATCTCCATCCTGGTAATTGGGGTTAAAATTTTTCGGAAGAAGTTCCAACAGGTTTTTATGAAAGAGATATTCTCTGTGGAAATCCCGCTTGTAGACAGGAGAAAATGCTTTCGATTGTTGTATCACTTCATTAAGCTTAGTTTGATAGCTTGTAAATGCTTTTATTTTATTCGAAACAATGAAATAATTTAAAAACTGAACGGCTTCATTTAAATCAGCAGTCGAAAAAAGATAAGGAACTTTAAGATACCCGTCACGAAGCTGTAACAGTAGACAAGCTTTAAGCTTATTATTATGATCAAAAATCTTGATCCAGAAATAGGTAAAAGTATCTGCAAAACTTGAAAAAAGATATCTCTCATCTTTCTTTCCTTCCAAAACCCATGAATGATCTATAAAAGTATTGATTTCGTCTGCGTTGCGTACTCCTGGAAACGCATTGATGAAATCAGCACTTTCTTTATCTATACGATCAATAATTTCATATTTGAAATCCGGTTTCCTGACAGGTAGATTCTTGATTGAGATGAATAAATTGGCAGCGGCATCCAACGTCTTAAACAGAGGTTTCAAAGGTTTTACTCCTGGCTTTTTTTCAGGAATAATCTTAGCTGCATCGGTTTTGAAATAATACCTCTTCCCTTCCTTAGGAAAGACATATTCAAAAACCCCCATAATATTGTAGAGCGCTTCCGCTTCTTTGGTGAATTCCGTAATGGCAATTCTGCCTTCGTATTCTTCAAAAGCCTTTTTCAACAGAGCTTTTGCCGGTCTTTTCTTTCTATATTCGGGATTTACATATAAAGTACTCAGCCATGCGTAACGGATTTCTTTACCGGCAACAACAAAACGGTCTGGGAAACATCCTACGTAACCTATCAGCTTTTCTTCATAAAAAGCAAGAATAAGAAGTGTGTCTCCATCTGCTGCCTTAGGATTTTTCAGGTGGGATAAAGCCCGGTGCTTTGTAATCGGGAGAAAATCATATTGCTGGAAAGTTCCGGAGTATATAAAATCTTCCAGTTCTTTTCTGTTAAACGTTTTCAGCGTTATCATTCTCTTATAATCGTATTTTTATTGATCAGGTTTTTCAGTCTGAAATAAGCGATTTCTTTTTTCAGGATCTGTGCTCCGCTCTCTCCCATTTCCATTGGAATCCTCTGGAAATTTTTTTTCACACTGTCCAGCTTTATTCCTGCGCATCCGAAACTGCAATAGATTTCTTCATTTTTAAAAAGTTCATCAAAAAAATCTTTCTTCACTTCAAAATCTGTAAACGGAAAGGCAAAACTTTCGTACAGGAAACCATTTTTCTTTAAATAAGCAAAAGTCTTGTCTGTAGTTTCCATCTGTTCTTTCAAAGATAAGTCTCCATATTTTGGATGATCCCAGCTGTGTGAAGAAATTCCGAAACCTTTTCGGGTGAGCTCTTTTAATTCTTCTGTACTTAAATAAGGTTGATGTTCTTTTGCATACGCCTGAAAATCTATCTCAAGTTTTTCCGCAAGCTGATCCAAAATATCTCTTCCCTGATAATTGACTGATAAAATTTTCTTCTGTAAAATACCTTTTTCCACATGATTGTCAAGAGAAAATATACGATAAACTTCCGGATCTATAGTTTTGTTTTTCTCAACAGCACCAACAAGAAGGCTTGCTTTGCATCTGAACATCATATCTTTATTATCTATAAAAGCCGGATTTACAAAATTGCAGGCATAAATTCCTTTTCGTTCCAAAATGGGTGCCACAACATCATAAAATTCCCTGAAACCATCATCAAAAGTGAGTAAAGCAATCTTTTTCTTAGGTTTAAAATTTCGGGCGGTAAATGCTTTAAACTCCTGCCAGTCTACAAACTGAAAATTCTTTGACAAATGATCCAGATCGTTTTCAAACTGTTTTGTCGTTTTATAACGGATCACGTGTTTTATATGGGAAAGTTCTTTATCTGAAACACTGTGATAAAGGGGCAGACAGTAATCCAGCGGAAAAGATTTCCCGATATTTTCAGATTCAAAAGCTGCCAAAACATTAATGATCCTTTCTTTCATCTTGATTTAAATAAAAAAGAATCTATTCAAAACTCAGTTCAAATAGATTCTTAAAGGTATAACTTTTAAAAATTATTTTATAATCTTCATTTCATCAACAAGCCACTTGGAGTCTGCGAACTTCTCGATGATGAAAAGGATGTATTTCGTGTCTACCATGATATTTCTGCTGAAACGCGGATCATAGTTGATATCACTCATTGTTCCCTCCCACTGTCTGTCGAAATTTAATCCCACAAGGTTTCCGTTCGCATCAAGTGCCGGGCTTCCTGAATTTCCTCCTGTAGTGTGGTTGGTAGCAGTGAATCCTACAGGAACGTCTCCTGTTTTATCTTTATAGATTCCGAAATCTTTTTTGTTATAAAGATCAATCAGCTTCTTTGGAACATCGAATTCATAATCTCCCGGAACATATTTTTCCATCACACCAGCAAGGTGAGTCTGGTATCCGTAAGAAACGGCATCTCTAGGCGTAGAACCTTTTACTTTACCATACGTTACACGAAGTGTTGAGTTCGCATCCGGGAAGAATTTTCTGTCTTTATCCGTCTGCATCTGCTGCGCCATAAACTTCTTCTGTAAGGCATCTATTTTTGCCTGCATTGAAGTGTATTGCGGATCTGCAGTTTTCATATACGTTTCTCTCATGGAAACATATAATTGGTAAATCGGGTCTTTCTTTAAAGTCTTGATTAATTTATCCTGATTAGAAAATGCTTTGTCAATATCTGTAGTTAATGCTCCTCCGTTTACAGCAGCTCTTCCTGTGATAATAGAGTTTTTAGACATATCTTCAATGACAGGAATATTGGCATTTTCATCTTTATATTTAATGAATCCGGCTGGTAAAAACTGTGGCGCTGTTTTATTAGTGTATAAAGCCAATAGTTTCGCCGTTACTTTAGCATCAAGCTCTGCGCTGTAATCTTTATAGAAAGAAGTTAATTTTGTTTTTAACTTGGAAAGTTCTTTTTCATCCATTCTTCCGGCTTCTACAGAAGCTACGAAATCATAATAATCTCCGGCAAGCTTTAATGTTTCTGCATTTTTCACTACTTCCGTGTAGTAAGCATTGTTTAATGCATAAGGAGCCTGATCATTGTACAATTTATTCAGCTGATCCAAAGTAGTTTTGATCTCAGGATTTTTAGCGACCAAAGAACCTTCATACATTACTTTCTTTTCTACCGCATTGGATTTTTTCAATCCTTCCACTTCACCGATCCATTTTTTCCAATAATTGGCTACAGAAGCATATTTTGAAGCATATTTAATACGAGTTTCATTATCAACACGCATTTTTTCGTCTAATGTTTTCAAAGCCACATCACGTACCGCAATTCTTGCAGGGTCAATATCCTTCATGATCTTCTCTACACCAACTGCAGGAAGATATTCCGTAGTTTTTCCCGGGAATCCGAATACAAAAGTAAAATCGTTTTCATTTTTATCTTTTATAGAAACCGGTAAATAGTGTTTTGGAACGTAAGGTACATTGTCTTTTGAATATTCTGCAGGTTTGTTGTTCTTGTCTGCATAGATTCTGAACATAGAGAAATCTCCGGTATGTCTGGGCCAAACCCAGTTATCTGTATCACTACCGAATTTCCCTATGCTTTGAGGCGGAGCTCCTACAAGACGGATATCTTTATATGTTTCGATGGTGTAAGCATAGTATTTATTTCCATAATACATAGGCTTTACCATGATCGACTGGTAAGGTTCAATTTTCTGAGCGTTTTTGTACACCTCAATATTGTTGTTGATCCTTTTAGTAAGCTCAGGTTCCGTAAGATTGTCTGTACCTTCTAAAATCTGATCAGTAGCTTCTTTTATATCTACAATAAAATCTACTTTTAATCCCGGGTTAACAAGTTCCCCTGCTGTATTTTTTGCCCAAAAACCGTTAGAAAGAAGATCATTCTGAACGGTAGAATGCGCCTGAATCTGGCTGAAACCACAATGGTGGTTTGTTAAAAGCAATCCTTTAGGCGAAATAATTTCTGCAGTACATCCGCCATTAAACTGTACTACCGCATCTTTAATGCTTGGTTTCTGAGGGTTGAAAATATCCTTTGCAGAGATCTTCATTCCCAAATCCTTCATTTCCTTTTCATTCAGCTCTGTAGGGATCCACATTCCGCCATATTGTTGTGCAAATGCCATTGCAGCAGGCAAAAGAAATACAGATAAAAGTATCTTTTTTGTCATAATCAAAATTTTGCCCCAATTTACAAAGAAAAATAGGAATAGGCTTCATAAAACGGCTGGAAAAGTTATTATGAGGTCATTTTTGAAAAGACGGACAGTCAATAGTGAATTTTGCTTCGCAAGTGAATGGTGAATGTTTATGATTAGACGAAACTCCCTGCTGATCATAAATTCATTAAAAATTGACAAGTGAAGCGAATTGACTATTGACCATTCACTATTTCCTCATCCTTTCCCCTCTCCTCTGGCTTAATTTTTGTTCCTTGGAAATCACATTATTATTAAAAAAACATCCTTAAATAAATTATTATGATGAAAAGCAAAATGCTCATGTTGGGAATGATATCCGCTCTATTCCTGGCTTCATGTACTAAAAAAGAAACTGCCGAAACTACGGCTGCCACAACAGATTCTGCTACAGCTGTGCAACCTGCCTCTACAGACAGCATCACTAAAGCAACGCCGACAGCAGCTGGTGATACCTCTGAAAATGCATTGGACTGGGCAGGAACTTATGAAGCGACAGTTCCTTGTGCTGACTGCCCGGGAATCAAGACTTCTTTAACCTTGAACAATGACAAAACATTCAGCATTAGTGAAGAATATCTTGACAGAAATTCAAAAAATCAGGATAAAGGAACTTTTGCGTGGGATGCTACGGGAAGCATGATTACTTTAAAAGGAAAATCTGCCAACTACAAATACAAAGTGGGGGAAAATATGCTGATACAGCTGGATATGGAAGGAAAAGAAATTGATGGACCGAACAAGGATCTTTATGTATTCAAGAAAAAATAAAAATAAAGGCTTCGGCCTTTATTTTTTTGTCTACTACACTATTAAAACTGATACGCCTTAATCTTAGGATCATCTACCAAACGCCTGGTTAATCCTTCATGATGGCTGTTTTTCCCTGTAATTCTCCAGATAACCGTAAAACCTTCCTGTGAATACTGTTGTCTGATCATGAGATAAGCCAAATGGTTTTCTTTAAATATATTTTCACAATATTGAATATCTCCTGAGCTGTTGACTGCTATTCTGTATTCTCTGATTTTATTATAATTGTCAATAAAATTCTGCAAATAGGTTAAGGCGCTCAAAATAATCAACACCAAAGCAGTTCCCAGCATGGCAATATAAACATATCCTGAGCCTACTGCCATTCCTATGGAAGCTGTAGCCCAAATGGTAGTTGCAGTGGTAATTCCTTCAATTTTATTATCTCCTTTAAAAATAACACCAGCTCCCAGAAATCCGATTCCGGTAATAATATTGGCTGCCAGACGATCCGGATTGGCTACACCTATTTTGATGGAAAGTATGGTAAACAGACAGGCCCCGAAACACACCAGAATAAAGGTTCTAAGTCCGGCAGATTTATTGCGGTATTCTCGTTCAGCACCAATGAACAATCCTAAAATAACGGAGATAAGAATAAGCAATAATTCGTTTTTAACAGCGTAATGGTCCTGAAGAAAATCCATTTTTTAAAATTTAAGCGTAGAATAAAATTACAACAAAAAAATCATCTGTAATGCGATCCCTTAACTTTGTTTAGGGCAATAAGATTTTATTTGACTGAAAACTTTCGTAATATTACAGATTCAATGGAAAAGGCAAGTACAGGAGTTATGGAACCTACATTTTTTTCAACAAAAGAAAAATTCAGAGAATGGCTGGAGAAGCACCACGAAGATGAGAGAGAACTCCTGACAGGGTTCTACAAAACCGGCAGTGGAAAACCTTCTATGACCTGGTCTGAATCTGTAGATCAGGCTTTGTGCTTTGGCTGGATAGACGGTGTAAGAAAGTCAATAGATCATGAAAGCTATTCTATACGCTTCACGCCAAGAAAATCATCCAGTATCTGGAGCAATATTAATATAAAAAAGGTTGAACAGCTTACCAAAGCAGGGCTAATGACTTCTGCGGGGCAAAAAGCATTCGATCTTAGAAAAGAGGACAAATCCGGGATTTATTCTCATGAAAAAGCGGATGTTTCACTTGATAGGATTTATCAGGAACAGTTTATGGATCATCCGGCTGCCTGGGATTTTTTTGAAAGTCAGGCTCCGTCATACAAAAAGGTTATTATCCACTGGATCACAAGTGCCAAACAGGAAAAGACAAGACTTTCCCGGCTTGAAAAAGTCATTGATATAAGTAAACAATCAAAAAGATTAGAATAAAAAATAGTATTATGGATAAAGAAATTTCACATTTCTGGTTAGGATATTTCAAAAATGAAGAAGATTTTTACAGTTTCATAGAAGAAGATGAAAATTATTATATAGAGGAAGAAACTGATGATCAGTATGTTTCCAAGTTTGCCGAATCTCAGAACATCAAATGGTTTGATGATGATTTTATAGAATATGGCTTCGAGGATGAAAGTCTTAGCCTTTATGACAAGTTTGCAGAATATTCTTATGCTGACCAATGGCTTCCGATCCTGGAAAGAAAACTGAATGAATTAAGTTTAGACACTCCTGTGAATGCTATCATTTTCGCAACAAGATTTGTGATTCCCAATCCTATTTCTGTGGAAAATGATGATTTTTCGCTGCATTATGTGGGTGAAATAGAATATGATATTTAATAATGTCATTAATAACAGGTGGTTTCAGCAATGTAGTCATCTGTTATTGATCAAAGATTCTGAAATGACATAGAAAGTGATCATTTAATCTGTAAACTATATCATGGAGAGAAATCTCATTGTCAAACAATCCAAACCTCATCGGCTCTACTCATTTCTGAAAAGTCTGTCCATTGGTACAGTTCTTATTTCCGCAGTTACATTTGTACAATTTTACTGGTCAATGGGAACATTTTCAGACCGTATGTCAAGTGGTTGCCTGGAATGTCGGTTTGTTGAAGATGCATTATTGATGTCATTGATCACCGGTATTTTTCTGAGTGCTGTATTTCCTCTTTTTCCTTTAAAAAGATATTGGTCAAAGTTAGTCTTGAATTTTTTCTGCTGATCTTCGTCTGGTTATTTTGGAATTACTCGCTATTTGTAGACAGAGAGTCCTCATGGAGCACTTATGACTTCAATACAGAGATTCAATATACTATATCGCTTTCTTTTTTTCCGGTTATTTTTCTGGGATGTTTGTGTGTTTTGCTTTTACATTATCAGAAAATAAAAGCTAGATTTGCAGCTTAAAAACAACAACCATTGAAAAAAATCATTTCTATTTTAATTTTGTCTTCTTTAATCGTTTATTCTTGCGATAAAACCAAAGCAGATGCACCAAAAAGTTCTTCACCCACTATAAAAAAAGATTCAACACAACTTGTAAAAGAATCATCAACAGCTGGAAAACACATTTCAGATTTTGTTTCAAATCAGTATGAAATTCAATATGAAGCTGAAGGCGATCTCAATCAGGATGGTCTTGAAGATAAAGCTCTCGTTTTAAGAGAAAAAGAGGACACTTTAGCCCAGAGAAAGACGATTATTCTTTTAAAAAATCCTGATCAAACGTACCGTTTATTTAAAAGTTCTGAAACCGTTTTTCCTGAAGAGTATAATGGATCAGGTTATAAAATGCACGAAACTGAAGATATCAGTATTAATAAGGGAACATTGAATATCAATCTCTACGATATCGGGCCCAACGGCAATCAATTCAGTAAATTTAAATATATTGATAATCACCTGATTCTTACTTATATTGAAACTTATAATATGGGAGCCGGTTCTCATTCTGCACTCTATTACGAGCCAATGAAAGGTAAAATTACACTGGAGAGCATCAATACAATGGAAGAGGAAATGCCATCAACAACACAAAAAGCTCAGGTAAAAAGAGAGAGATATTTATTTGAACATGTTTCACTGGATGATGTTGTAAGCAGTGCTTATGATTCTGCAGAAAAAAAATAAAGATCTCATGACCCTAATAAAAAAAAACTTCCGCCTAAAGACGGAAGTTTTTTTATTGTTAAGAATAAATCGTATTGATTAATGTGCCTCTAACCAGTTATCTCCTACTCCAATTTCTACCAATAGAGGAACCTGTGTCTTTAAGGCATTCTCCATTTCGGTTTTGATCAGTTTTGAAGCGGATTCAATCTCATCTACCGGAGATTCGAATATCAATTCGTCATGTACCTGAAGCAGCATTTTTGTTTTAAGCTGTTGTTCTTCAAGCTCTCTGTCTATTTTGATCATGGCAAGCTTTACAACATCTGCGGCACTTCCCTGAACGGGCGCATTCACAGCGTTTCTTTCTGCATGACCTCTTACTACGAAATTATTGGAATTGATATCTTTCAAATGACGCTTTCTACCTAAAATAGTTTCTACATAGCCTAACTGACGAGCTTTACTCACCTGTTCTGCCATATATTCCTTTAATTTCGGATAGGTTTCGAAATA is a genomic window containing:
- a CDS encoding polysaccharide deacetylase family protein; the protein is MKERIINVLAAFESENIGKSFPLDYCLPLYHSVSDKELSHIKHVIRYKTTKQFENDLDHLSKNFQFVDWQEFKAFTARNFKPKKKIALLTFDDGFREFYDVVAPILERKGIYACNFVNPAFIDNKDMMFRCKASLLVGAVEKNKTIDPEVYRIFSLDNHVEKGILQKKILSVNYQGRDILDQLAEKLEIDFQAYAKEHQPYLSTEELKELTRKGFGISSHSWDHPKYGDLSLKEQMETTDKTFAYLKKNGFLYESFAFPFTDFEVKKDFFDELFKNEEIYCSFGCAGIKLDSVKKNFQRIPMEMGESGAQILKKEIAYFRLKNLINKNTIIRE
- a CDS encoding GNAT family N-acetyltransferase; the encoded protein is MITLKTFNRKELEDFIYSGTFQQYDFLPITKHRALSHLKNPKAADGDTLLILAFYEEKLIGYVGCFPDRFVVAGKEIRYAWLSTLYVNPEYRKKRPAKALLKKAFEEYEGRIAITEFTKEAEALYNIMGVFEYVFPKEGKRYYFKTDAAKIIPEKKPGVKPLKPLFKTLDAAANLFISIKNLPVRKPDFKYEIIDRIDKESADFINAFPGVRNADEINTFIDHSWVLEGKKDERYLFSSFADTFTYFWIKIFDHNNKLKACLLLQLRDGYLKVPYLFSTADLNEAVQFLNYFIVSNKIKAFTSYQTKLNEVIQQSKAFSPVYKRDFHREYLFHKNLLELLPKNFNPNYQDGDGDCMMT
- a CDS encoding M16 family metallopeptidase; the protein is MTERKYKETVHTDKNNYEYITVTHDENKVRIYTLKNGLKVFLAQNFISPRIQTFIPVRTGSNNDPSDNTGLAHYLEHMMFKGTSKIGTQNWEKEKVFLDQISELYEKHKAEQDPEKKKEIYKKIDEVSQEASQYAIANEYDKSISSLGASGTNAHTWFDETVYKNNIPNNELEKWLKIEKERFSEIVLRLFHTELESVYEEFNRAQDNDSRLVNYELMDALFPTHPNGQQTTLGKPEHLKNPSMKAIHKYFDEYYVPNNYALVLVGDLDFEKTIQLIDTYFGTLPYKELPKKSPVIEKPITKIIKRTVQSPTTPRTQLAWRTDNYGTCEAMLADITANILSNRGEAGLLDLHINQTQKMLWAQAFSVGLKQYGYFSIVAVPKETQTLEEAKNIVLEEVELIKKGDFPDWMLPAIINDFKLQRMKALETTEGLATNLYDTYIKGRTWEQELNEMDEYASFTKEDIVNFANDFFKENYVIVDKEKGVNDRLIRVENPGITPIKINRDSQSEFLTEILADKTEDIQPVFIDYHKEITTADIKGKKLSFVKNKYNDIAQVHFIFPFGSDNDRDLAISTQFLQYLGTDQFSPEDLKKEFFKIGITNDFKTLHDQLTITLSGLEENIEKGIALLQHWMADVKPDQDIYNQFVKSVIENRQAIKKDKNRIMTALTNYTKLGTFSRFTDIISKEELESSTAETFTNRITNLFKSPYQIFFYGKDFENFNGYVDKYIETESVLIPEAKQYPEPDTGGNVYFVNYDMVQVEMSKIGKGSEVNPQYFGKVNVFNEYFGRGLSAIVFQEMRESKSLAYTAYVSYAANSEIKHPDYVTTYIGTQPDKLMIAVDTLNELMEELPKVPIQFENARNASLKQIVSTRVTRENIFFNTLDLKKLNIYHDFRKDIYEQIQDLTFEDLTEFYKTRIKSVHFNTAIIGKKENLDMDAVNKMGTFKEVSLKDIFGH
- a CDS encoding S46 family peptidase; translation: MTKKILLSVFLLPAAMAFAQQYGGMWIPTELNEKEMKDLGMKISAKDIFNPQKPSIKDAVVQFNGGCTAEIISPKGLLLTNHHCGFSQIQAHSTVQNDLLSNGFWAKNTAGELVNPGLKVDFIVDIKEATDQILEGTDNLTEPELTKRINNNIEVYKNAQKIEPYQSIMVKPMYYGNKYYAYTIETYKDIRLVGAPPQSIGKFGSDTDNWVWPRHTGDFSMFRIYADKNNKPAEYSKDNVPYVPKHYLPVSIKDKNENDFTFVFGFPGKTTEYLPAVGVEKIMKDIDPARIAVRDVALKTLDEKMRVDNETRIKYASKYASVANYWKKWIGEVEGLKKSNAVEKKVMYEGSLVAKNPEIKTTLDQLNKLYNDQAPYALNNAYYTEVVKNAETLKLAGDYYDFVASVEAGRMDEKELSKLKTKLTSFYKDYSAELDAKVTAKLLALYTNKTAPQFLPAGFIKYKDENANIPVIEDMSKNSIITGRAAVNGGALTTDIDKAFSNQDKLIKTLKKDPIYQLYVSMRETYMKTADPQYTSMQAKIDALQKKFMAQQMQTDKDRKFFPDANSTLRVTYGKVKGSTPRDAVSYGYQTHLAGVMEKYVPGDYEFDVPKKLIDLYNKKDFGIYKDKTGDVPVGFTATNHTTGGNSGSPALDANGNLVGLNFDRQWEGTMSDINYDPRFSRNIMVDTKYILFIIEKFADSKWLVDEMKIIK